The following proteins are co-located in the Rhea pennata isolate bPtePen1 chromosome 2, bPtePen1.pri, whole genome shotgun sequence genome:
- the SGO1 gene encoding shugoshin 1, producing MAVYLKKPFKDSLEDIKERMKEKRNQKWMRLGKINQISIAKGKIATNSSMQMKSIQANNRALALALQEEKLKLREAQTTILHLREEYQGLKVKMFDLQRKLRFEQAQGSVETRLSALNEIISKVSRNLLDSVDLLGSVKNLCSTDVNQRAFSSVLENKSGVAEQICFVKPSPFANGDDCVLQSEMEADSGGNKLAYSMSEICQESENAISLIKTVPDKGQTSDFHLDNEASVLENVSSSEEDRRFGNRLPKSVSTRRRYSKIRTHDELCTAVLDHSETPHSTRELSKQDEIRLEESLEKCTVENINLDISQLNKNKAGSELELKLVDSAAAQVNSDKMPDFKQHEHKSRQYSQVKKEKHQKGKLEGTKNISRPRSKKRQGKETSKEKLDLLGGSSDAYDFHFEECVHVTPFRQNKVNDTDTGVDNKEDLPDNTESSNTEEDSDDSLYVPYTNKSKNQKSSVGKKDTSPIHARPRSKRCLAQREQTLQNEKGTKSSKSNDKSIRQSFEPSRGLCDVTNTVSSLLTGNVLVPEGEESPAPKRKRSCTLTVSYKEPNIAVKLRRGDPFTDTHFLNSPIFKQKKDAKRHSVKRKNLSKYNEKFVGCR from the exons ATGGCTGTATACTTGAAAAAACCCTTCAAAGACAGTCTGGAAGACATAAAAGAAcgaatgaaagagaaaagaaaccagaaatGGATGAGGTTGGGTAAAATTAACCAGATCTCGATTGCGAAGGGCAAAATAGCAA CCAACAGCTCCATGCAAATGAAGAGTATCCAAGCAAATAACAGAGCTCTAGCTCTGGCATTGCAAGAAGAAAAGCTCAAACTGAGGGAAGCCCAAACTACCATCCTTCATTTAAGAGAAGAGTACCAAGGTCTGAAGGTTAAGATGTTTGATCTACAAAGGAAACTTAGGTTTGAGCAAGCACAAGGATCTGTTGAG aCTCGACTGTCAGCCTTGAATGAGATAATTTCAAAAGTTTCTCGGAATTTACTGGACTCTGTTGATCTCCTTGGCTCAGTAAAGAATTTGTGTTCCACAGATGTA AACCAAAGAGCGTTTTCTTCAGtgcttgaaaataaatctgGTGTCGCAGAACAAATATGTTTTGT AAAACCTTCTCCCTTTGCTAATGGAGATGACTGTGTACTTCAAAGTGAGATGGAGGCTGATAGTGGTGGAAATAAGCTGGCTTATTCTATGTCAGAGATCTGCCAGGAATCTGAGAATGCCATTTCCTTAATCAAAACAGTTCCTGACAAAG GGCAAACATCTGATTTCCATCTGGATAATGAAGCATCAGTgttggaaaatgtttcttcaagTGAAGAGGATAGGCGATTTGGTAATAGGTTACCAAAAAGTGTGTCCACCAGGCGTCGCTATTCAAAAATAAGAACTCATGATGAACTCTGCACTGCTGTCTTGGACCATTCAGAAACACCTCATTCAACAAGAGAGCTTTCTAAACAGGATGAAATTAGACTTGAGGAAAGTCTAGAGAAATGTACTGTAGAAAACATAAATTTGGATATTTCTCAGTTGAATAAAAACAAGGCAGGTTCAGAGTTGGAGCTGAAGCTGGTAGATTCTGCAGCTGCTCAGGTCAATTCAGACAAGATGCCTGATTTTAAACAACATGAACATAAAAGCAGACAATACTCtcaagtaaagaaagaaaagcatcagaAGGGAAAACTGGAAGGGACCAAAAATATATCCAGACCAAGATCAAAGAAAAGACAGGGCAAAGAAACTTCCAAAGAAAAGCTGGATTTGTTGGGTGGCTCCAGCGATGCTTATGACTTTCATTTTGAAGAGTGTGTTCATGTTACGCCTTTTCGACAAAATAAAGTGAATGACACAGACACTGGTGTGGATAACAAAGAAGATTTACCCGATAACACTGAATCGAGCAATACTGAAGAAGATTCAGATGATAGCCTCTATGTACCTTATACGAATAAAtcaaaaaaccagaaaagttCAGTGGGTAAAAAAGATACCTCACCAATCCATGCAAGACCAAGATCTAAAAGATGCCTGGCACAGCGTGAGCAgacactgcaaaatgaaaaaggaacTAAAAGCAGTAAATCAAATGACAAGTCTATTA ggcAGTCTTTTGAACCATCTCGTGGACTTTGTGACGTTACCAACACTGTTTCATCACTCCTCACTGGGAATGTACTTGTCCCAGAAGGTGAAGAATCTCCAGCTCCAAAACGCAAGAGAAGCTGTACTCTTACTGTGAGCTATAAAGAACCAAATATTGCAGT GAAGCTTAGGAGAGGAGATCCATTTACAGACACACATTTTCTGAATTCTCCaattttcaagcagaaaaaagatGCTAAACGCCattctgttaaaagaaaaaatctgtcaaaataCAACGAGAAATTTGTTGGTTGTCGTTGA